Part of the Pseudomonadota bacterium genome, TACCATCTACCCCATATTTCTGAAAAGGGGGTAGGTCTTCACTACAGCGGTTTTAGGGGGTAACTGGCTTGTAACCCATTGAAACTACATGACCAGAAAAATGAAATTAACGATTTTTAGGGTCGAATCCGCTAAGTCGGGTTAGGTCGATCATCCATATTACTCATTGTGCACCGTCATCCTTCGATCAATCCTGAATGCCTTTGCCCTCTCCGTTGTCGTAACCGCATACATATGCCCTACATCATTCACCAAAGCAGTGGCAGTCATCCAAACCTCCACGACAGTGCCATCTTTGGTAATCCGTTGCGTGTTATACGGCTCCAGAATTTCAGCCAAGCTAAGCTGATGTACCTTAGCCAATGCGTCCTCCCGGAGCCCCTTTGGGATCAGGTCACGGATATTCATGGAGAGCGCCTCGCTTTCGCTCCAGCCGTACATCTTCTCCGCCGCCGGATTCCAGCCCAGGATACGGCCATCCAGGTCCTGCACGGTGATTGCATCGTACGCGTCGCGCACTACCACGGCCAGCCGGTGCTGCTCATTGGCTTTCCGCAACGCTTCCTGCGTCCTTTTCATCTCAGTGATGTCAAAAAAGGTGATCACCGCACCTTCGATCACGTTGTCCATCGTGCGGTAGGGCAGAATGCGCATTTCGTACCACTCGCCCGCCTGGGTCCGGACTTCACACTCTTTGGGGATCAGGGTGCTGAGTACTGCCTGAGTGTCCGCCACAAGACGGTCGTAGCCCGCCAGGTTGGAGACAATGTGGCCCACGGGCCGCCCTATGTCGCTCAGGATCAGGTTGACAATCCGCGAAACAGCGGGGGTGAAGCGCAGAATGTGCAGCTTGTGATCTACAAAGATGGTGCCGATGCCCGTGCCGGCCAGGAGATTGTTCATGTCATTGTTGGCACGGGACAGGTCTGCCATCTTGGTGTTCAGCTCAGCGTTGACTGTTGCCAGTTCCTCGTTGAGCGACTGCAATTCCTCCTTGGAGGTCTCAAGTTCTTCGTTGGTGGATTGCAATTCTTCGTTGACCGACTGCATCTCCTCATTGGAGGATTTGAGTTCTTCGTTGGAGGTCTCCAGCTCTTCGTTGGCAGCCTTTAGATATTCTTCCTTGGCCCACAGTTCCTTTTTGAGCACAATGACCCGTGCGTCAACATCAATGCCATGGCCGTCCGCCATTGCACCGGCTTGCAGGGCGGCTGCCTGCTGCATCTCCTCGGGGTCAAAGGGCGGGGCTTGCTCCAGGATAACCAGATAGAGGGGCGCTTCAGGCGTTGCGGCAGGGCCTGTTGTTACCGGGCAGACCGTCAGATTGACTATGGTGAAGTCGCCGTTGGTTCTAACGCGCAGGCCCGGACAGCGCACGATTTCATGTATCCCCACTGCTTTGTGCAAGGCTGTGGTCAGGTCGCGTCGCAGTCCTTCCCGGGCCATCTTGAGGATGTTGTTGATGCCCGCCTCGCCCGGGCTCAGTTCCAGGTACAGGCCGGTGCGGCCATGGAGGTAGAGGATGTCGCCATAACCGTTGACGAGCGCGCCCGTCGGGGCGACCTGCTGCAAGAGCGCCTGTTCGGTCAGCTCCCGTAGCGGCGCCTTCTTGAGACCGGCTGTCTTTCCTGCGGTCCGGGGGAGCACCACATCTATCGCAGTCAAGGGCGGCAGAAACCGGCCCATAGCCGCACGTTGCGTACCGTGGATGTCTTCCCTGCGCTGATAGAGCTTCAATTTGTGGTCCATTGTCGCAAAGAGGTCCATAAATTCGCCCACGGTCTCGGAAGTGCCCAGGAAGAGAAAACCGCCCGGGGACAGGGCATAATAAAACATGGGGATGAGCTTGTTCTGCAATGCCCCGTTCAGATAGATCAGGAGGTTGCGGCAACTGATGAGGTCGATCCTGGAAAAGGGCGGGTTTTTGATCACATTCTGGTCGGAAAAGACCAGCATGTCGCGGATGCCTTTATGGATGCGGTAGGCGCCGCCGCCGGGCTCGGCAATGAAAAAACGCGTCAGGCGCTCTTGTGAGATGTCAGCGGCGATGCCGGCCGGATAGATGCCGGCCCGGGCCGTGGCAATTGCATGGCTGTCAATGTCGGTGGCAAAGACCTGCACCTTGTAACTCTGCTTCATCGCCTCCTGACGTTCAGCGAGGAGGATGGCGAGGGAATAGGCTTCCTCGCCGGTGGAGCAGCCCGGTACCCAGACGCGTATTACCGCGTCCGCAGGTTTGCCTGCAAAGAGCTTCGGGATGATCTGCTCCTCGAGGGCACGGAAGGCCTCGGGGTCGCGGAAAAAGCTGGTGACCCCTATCAGAAAATCGCGAAAGAGCGCTTCTACTTCTGCCGGTGTCTGCTGCAGATACCTGATATACCCGTCCATGGTTTCAATCTGGTGGACGGCCATGCGCCGTTCGATGCGGCGGTTAACTGTACTCTGCTTGTACTGGGAAAAGTCGTGGCCGGTCTGGGCACGGAGCAGGATGAAGACCTTTTTCAGTGTGTTCTCGGGCGCCGGGCCGGTGGCGGGCCGGGGGGGCTTGCCGAAGGCATGGGCTACATAAGCGATGAGCTGGGCGGGCATCTCCGCCGGCGGCAGCTCGTAGTCCACCAGGCCGGTAGCAATGGCGCTCCGCGGCATGCCGTTGTACTCCGTGGATGCGGGGTTCTGGACCATGACCATGCCGCCCGCGCCTTTAATAGCCCGCAATCCTGCAGTGCCGTCGCTGCCCGTGCCGGAGAGGACGATGCAGATGGCCCGCTCATGCTGGTCCTGGGCAAGGGAACGGAAGAAGAAGTCAATGGGCAGGCGCTGCCCGCGGGGCGCGCCGGGCTCCAGCAATTGGAGGGCGTTGTTGAGAAACGCCATGTCGTGGTTTGGGGGGATGATATAGGCGCAGTTGGGCTTAACCTTCATCCCGTCTTCGACCTCAAAGACCTCCATGTGTGTGTAGCGCCTGAGGCGCCAGATGCTGCACCAGGACAAAGGCCATCCCGGGATCAATGTCAGCGGGCATACCGGAGAAGAAGGCCTCGAAGGCCGCCAGCCCCCCGGCGGATGCGCCTATGCCCACGATGGGAAAAGCGCCTTCAGAAATGGTATGCTCATCTGCCTCCGTCGGAGTCTCAACCGCCTCGCTTACCCTGGAATCAAGCGTTACTATTGATTCTTTTGGCTTGCTTCTTTTTCTTGCTTTTATCATAATTGTTCCCTCCCTTCGGATTGCTGATTTCTGATAGTGACCAGTTAAAGACATCTTATCAAGCTCATTTAAAATAACCAGGGGTGTAGAAGGAATTGCTATCTTGCAGCGTAGGCTTATAAGTCTCGGATGACGGATTCGGGATTCTGTTTCCGCTTTGTCAACATTATTTATCTCTGTCATATCCTGACTCCTCTCAATTCTCGCACCTCGCAAAAGGCGAAAAAGATTCGGGGGGGGGGGGGGGGGATGAAGAAAAACACATTATTTTATCTCCATCAATATATCTATATTTGATTATAGCAGAGAAACATCGAAAAAACACAAGAGATATTTATTGCCATGCGAAAGTGAGTATAATTCCTATTTCGTCAAAACTGTTGCTTCAGGAAGAACACCCAGACTGTGCAGAATCAGAAAACGAGCTATCAGGCACTTGCTCATTTCATCGCGGTATTCAATTAGCTATCTCGAATGCGCATGGTATAGAAAAGATATTTGCAACGGTTGATATCTTCTTTCTTCTCATTCCCCAAACAACATCTCATCAGTGATTGCAGACAATAAACACTTATTCTCAAAATCATCCTCTTCTACAAGTTCATAAGGATCACCTTTTGCTATACCAGATCTTTCCAAGGCATCAACAAGGTCAAAGGCATCAACTGTCCGGCTTTCCAGATTGTTTATTTTAAAGGTATATTGTGGCATGATAACCCTCCTTTATAAATAAGTATAGCAGATAAGAGTGACAACAGTATGTCACCGATACAAAATTATTTTTATGTAACATTGCTGATTGATTTCCATTCATAACATTTTGTATTTGTGGTAAATTATGGCTCATAGATGTTTTTCGATTTGACAGTGGTGTAATTATAACCAGGAGGAGCAATCATGATCCCCAAGGAAGAGCTTGAAAAGGCAGTCGAGATAGCACGGAAATATAGAGTTAGAAAACTCTATTTAATAGGTTCATCGCTAAGTAAAGCTCCCGTAGATGTAAATGATTATGATTTTGCGGTCAGCGGTGTTCCAAAAGGTAATTTCTTTAAATTCTATGGAGAACTATTCAGATCAATGTCAAAAAACGTGGATTTGATAGACCTTTCCGGCAGCATGACTAAATTCAAGAAGATTATCATGAACGAAGGGAAGATCATCTATGACAAAACAGCAGCTTAGAAAATATTGCGAAGCTGAGTTTGACAATATTGATGTTGTCATCTCTGAAATTTTTATTGTGGTAGTCCCTGACAAAACAGAATATTCAACGGCAGAACTTGCAGCAATCGCTACTTTTATCCACAACTTTTACAATGGCATTGAAAACATACTGAAAAGAATACTTATTTATGAAAAAAACGAAATCAAGGAAACCTCAACCTGGCACAAACATCTATTAAAATCCTCGGCTGAAAAAGGCATTTTGTCTGATGAACTATATAATGATTTGTCGAACTATCTTTCCTTCAGGCATTTTTTTATTCATTCTTACGGTTTTCCCTTACGTTGGGATGAATTAAAACCGCTTGTTGATGGGATACATAGTGAGCTGGACTTGTTCAAGAATTCAGTAAAGGGATATATCGACAGCCTTTTGTAGCCATATAGAATGCTTATTAAATTGAAAGGGCAAAGAGTCTTCTTCACCCTTTGCCCCATCTTGTTTTCCCTTTAATACTACCTTCACTCTCAGGCTGAACTCTGTTGCATCTCACCAGTATTCAGTAACCTTCTCTCCAGGTCTTTTTCAGTGCATCTACCGTAGAATCTTTCTCCATTCCTTCTTCTTTTTTTATTGATTGGTTTTTGAGCAAGATAATCGCCAATAAGATACATATTGTTAATCTTGCGTCCTTCCTCAATTTTATTTGACAGATGCCTGTATTGTTTCTCTGTGAATAATCCGTCCTGATAAACAGTGTTGGTGAACTCCTTAACCGTGTCGAAGGACGATTCCCCGTAACCCCATTTCCAGACTTTTTCTTTGTAAATAATGCTCCCGAACTTCTCATTGGAACCAAGATACCAGAGGTTATAGTCACCCTTCATAGGCAGGCAGCATTCAGCGTCTTTTAATAGGAAATTATAAATTTCCTTTCCGGTGGCGTATCTGTCGATCATCTCATGGCTAAAATTCTCTGTGTAGATTTTGCAGTAAATGCTGATATAGACTTTTTTGTTGTATCTGTTCATTGGTTCCCCATCCTTGAATAAGTCAGGGAAGGTCTTTATGCACCTTCCCCTTTTGTTATTATTGAGTTTGACTCTGTTCACATGATTTCGTAAGCTGTGCTATTTGTTGCCTCCTCATAAAGTAAGTTATTTTGAGCACTGCCAATTCTTTTGTTATTTCAATTGCCGCCTTTTTTATCAGCCTGTTCTTTTTGAAGATGCTCACCACATGTTTCAGAGGTTTTCTGTTTTCCACAGGTACGGTTAGATAAGGTATGATCCTTGCTTCATCAATATCCATTCCCTTTAAAGGCCTAACACCACAGATGATGAATGATGCATTTCGCCAGGTTATTAGGATATTTGATCAATACGGAACAAAAACAGTAGCTTGCGAAAGGATATCTTTCTGGAGGAACAGTTTATCTACAATGTGGATACTAGGACAAAAAACTTAAAGAAAAGAAGAGGTGATATTACTGAATATTTTTTGGCTCAGGTATGGAGTTTTCTCTGCCGAAAGGTATGGAATTTTTGTTGACTTTAAAGGGAGATAAAATTTCTTGACATTTCTCCCCACTATAGAATAAACTTTTCAAGTTACAGTATCTTCAGTAGAATTTCGAAATATATTTTTCAATTCCTCTCAAGCAGAGGAGTACGATTAGACAAATTTTCAATTACATCATTTATAATATGGTCAAGGTTTATCTAATAATGGACACCTTGTTCCGCAAAGTATGCCGCCGCATTCGTGGGCAACTAAAATACTCAACATTTAGCAAGTTCTCAATATAATTTTCACCTTTAATTAATCAGGGAGCATAAGACAATATGTAGGGTACGCCCTTCTTCATCAACAAAAACATACCCTTTGACGGCACACAACATGCTGTCAAAAGAACTCATCATTCTTCTCCACGCATTTTGTGTTCAAGCGTTATCTGTTCGTAACATTGGCGCAAATAGGAGAAGGTAATCTTTGATTTATGATATTTTTCAAGGTACTTGGCTATTTCCCTCCACCCCAGCTCCTTCTCCCTGAGCTGCGTTATGAGGGCATAGTACCGTAATTCAATGAGATCTTTGATCCTGCTTGTCTTTTTCTTCTTCGCAGCCATGATTCTGCCCGCCCTCATGTCCCTGATCTTCTCCATGCCGGCTCCGACATACTCTCCTGTCTCGATACGCTTCATCTTTCTCAAAGCCAGGACAAGCATGGCATAGGTAAACTCTGCCTGTTTTTCTTTGATTCTTTGTCCTGTTTTCATCTGTCGCATAAGGTCTGTCTGGATCTTGTGGGCCTCTATTCTGACAGGTTCGGGCAGCCTGGCATAGTAGTTGATCAAGGACCGGCGTTCTGTATCTGAGAGGCCGGTGATCTCATAGATATAATTCAGATCATAGTCGTACATGTTTATACCTCCTTGACGTGTAGTTTATGTGTGTATTACACACTTGTCAAGATATTAGGTATAAACATGTACAGAAGGCACATTGCCAACAATCAAAATACATAACCTAAACTGTCCTTCTCCGAAGAACAGCGAAAATTAATTACACACCTGAAATACTCGGTGCGATTAAAACATATAGCCATATGCTTGTTTCTTCACGGTCTTCAACAGTGGCTATTCCAATGAAAAAAGACCATCAAGTGTTACGCGAACACACCAAAAAAAGTTCGGATGTATTTAACCAGAGTTTGTCCTGTAGACCGAGGGGTAAAGAAATATCGGTTAAAAAACTTAAGGAGGCAACCATGCGTGGAAGTATACATTATCAAATCTTAGCAGTATTCAACGAGTCAGGTATTTTTGTTCCGGGTCAAAGTAAGCACTGTGCGAAGCAGTTAGCCAGATCAAAAGGAAACAGAGGCTCACATGACGTATCAAAACAAATAGGGATATTCAGCTATGCAACAGCCGGAGCTTATCTGGATATATGGCACCAATGTGCATCATATATACGGCATTCCCACGGCGTAAAAAAAATCGAGAATATAACCCCAGACCATATCAAGGACTACCTGTGCCAAAAAATTGAACGGCAGGTGGCATATAGTACATTCCAGTTAGAATCTTCCGCCCTGCAAAAATTCGAACGGGCATTGAATCTCTTTTCTTTCAAGCATGGCCTGGGTGTTATGTATTGTTTTGATTCTGCCATCAATGAGGCATCAGAGATTGCCCGGAAGACACTGATTAAAAAGGAACATGCACGTGCCTACCGGAACCCCTATGCCATTATTAATGCACTGGACGGTATGCAAAAGCTATGTGGTCTCATCCAGGTTCAAGGAGGAGCGCGTATCCACGAGGTCTCGCTGCTAAAAGAAAGCCAGATGAGAGGAATGGATATTGATACCATAACACAGGAGCCGAGAGGTGTTATCCATTTGATGAACACGAAGGGAGGGCTTCCAAGGGATATCCGGATACTGCCGGAAACATATGATGAACTGCGGGGCTCCATATCAGATCGAGGTTTATTCTCGATCGATGTGAATTCTTACCGGCGTGCACTTATGACGGCTGCCTCCCAAACCGGCCAAACCTATCAGAGCACCCACGGCTTCAGGTGGAACTATGCCCATACGAGATTCAAGAAGTGCATGGACAAAGGCTTCACTTATGAGGAAGCTCTCACAATTGTAAGCAAGGAAATGGGGCACAGAAGGAGTTTTATTACCCTGCACTATCTTGTGCCTACGGTGGAGTAAAATGAGATGCGGAATGTTCCACGGGTGTATCGTGGCATTGATGACAGAACTGTTGGCCGGCAAATATATAACACATTCCACTGAAACCTCATCAGGGTGAAACACATGGAAAAAGGATTTCTCACAATTGAAGAGGTATCTCAGTACCTCAGTGTCAAGATCAGTACTCTTTATGCAAGGGTATCTGAGATACCTCATTACAAGGTGGGAAGCTTACTGAGGTTTAAGAAAGAGGACATAGATGCATGGATGGAATCAAAGAGACAGCCATCAGTAAAGACAATCGCAAGAACCAATAGAAAAGAGACGAATCACAGAAAACTTAATGAGCAGGAAAAAGGGGGTATTACCTCGATCGTTAGAAAGGCAATTGACGAGGCGCATGGCAAAGGTTATAATTTTGCCGGGAAATCAGACCATGTTAAGGGCCTTCGGAAAGGAGGCAAATAATGGGATTATTTAAAAGAGGCCAAACATGGTGGATCAGTTTTTCACACAATGGGAAACAGGTAAGACATTCAACTGAAACAAATGATAAAAAATTGGCAGAGAAGATTTATCACAAGATTATGACAGAGGTTAATGAAGGGAAGTGGTTTGAGAAGTTGCCCGGAACAACAATGGTGTTTGAGGACTTGATGACAAAATATATGAGGGAACATTCCTCGAAAAACAAGACTCCAAAATCACATGTAAGAGACAGAAGTTTGTCTAACCATCTTATAGAACACTTTGGCGGTCTTACGCTGACACAAATTGTCCCCAGTATCATATCTGAATATAAAAACAAAAGATTAGAGGAAGGGGCAGCTCCCAAAACCGTGGTCAACGAACTCGTGCTTCTCGGCCATGCCTTCAAAATGGCGGTTAATGAGTGGGAATTAATTCACGATAACCCTGTAAAGAAGGTATCAAGACCAGAGGTTAATAACACTATGGATCGATGGCTAACCCATGAAGAAGAAGCAAAACTGCTTGCAGAATCACCGGTATGGCTAAAGGAAATCATTGTGTTAGCGGTAAACACAGGCCTTCGGCAGGGAGAGATATTAAGCCTCAAATGGTCTCAGATAGATATATTCAGGAAAACGCTGTATATATCTGAGCAAAAAAATAAGGAAAAAGATACTTTACCCTTAAACAGAAATGCAATGGAAATTCTCAAGACTCGGATGCGAATAAGGCAACTCGATAACAATTATGTATTCTTCAACGGGCAAGGCAATAAGATTGACGCACGTAACCTTTTGCGCACTTTTTACAGAGTTTGTAAAAATGCCAAAATTGAAAATTTACGATTTCATGATTTGCGTCATACATTTGCCACGAGACTTGTTCAAACGGGTGTTGATCTGTACACCGTTCAAAAGTTAGGAAGATGGAAAGACATCTCGATGATTAAGCGATATGCCCACCATTGCTCTGAAAGTTTGAGACCTGGTGTTGAAAAATTGGATGAATTTATCACAATTTTATCACAATCAAATAAAAAAGGGGTTAGCCAAAATGGCTAACCCCTGGATTTGTTTGGTTGCGGGGACCGGATTTGAACCAGTGACCTTCGGGTTATGAGCCCGACGAGCTACCAAACTGCTCCACCCCGCTGTTCAATGGTATATAAGATAATGGAAATAGTTCCAAAAGTCAATCATATTATATACTCAAAAGTCAATCATATTATATACTTTTTCGTTATACAGGACTGCAAGCTTTTAGTCTCAAAGGATAATTTTGCAAAAAAATAATTTAAAGGCCAATATCCATGGGTCATCCGGCATACAATATGCTATTCCCGGGGCTTACCACTGTGAATCTATTTTACAAAAAGAGAGACTAACCGCTTGCTTTTCATATCAGCAAGCCCTTTATCCGTTATTCTGAAGAAGGGCAGACCTGTAAAGGGTATTGTCTGAACAGTCAGAAAGGGACGTTTTATCAATGACCCTATTGCCTTCATGGCTTCATCGAGGGACTTTATTTTATCCCTAAGCATTTCCATTGGGTCAAGCGGTATAAGCCCGTAAACAGGCATAGGAAATTCGTAGATAACCTTGCCTGCTCTCGATATAACCACCCCACCCTGCACATCTATGAGCCTGTTGACCGCTTCCTTCATATCCAGTTCGCTGCTCCCGATAACAAGGATATTGCATGTATCCCAGATAAGCGTTGTTGCAATCGCACCGTCTTTAATGCCTGTTCCCTTTACAAAACCCTTTCCCATCCGTTTCTTATCATTGCGATGTATCACGGCAGCATATGCAATGTCGTTTTGGAGATCATTTTGTAAAAACCCGTCCTTCACAGTAGCTTCCCACAGTAGTTCTTTTGTGATGGTCTCATTCACAAGCTCTTCCACCCTTACAATATTTTTCGACGGTTTTGCCTTTATTCTGAAATCATCCTCGCTCACCTTCTGGAGGGCAAGGGTATGTTTCATACCTTCAGGGTAATAGCTTGGCTCTATCTTTTCCGTAAAACGGCCATCGGAGAAAACAAGCTTGCCGTTACACATAACCTTTTTAACAGATACCCCCTCTATGCTTTCCAGAAAAAGTATGTCTGCATGCCTTAATGGCGCTATAGCTCCGACAAACCTGAGACCGTAATAGTCTGCCGGATTGATTGTTGTCATCTTAATCGCATCCAGCGGAGAAAAACCGTATGCTATCGCCCGTCTGACAATAGAATCAAGATAACCTTCCTCGATGAGCATAACCGGGTCAAAGACGTCTGAAACAAGGATTACCCTCCTTTTATCGATATTTAAGTCCTTCAGTTTTGAAAGTTCCTTCAACTCCTTCCTTACAAAACCTTCCCTGATCATGACATACACACCAAATCTGAGCTTCTCCAGGGCTTCGTCAAGGGTAACGGATTCGTGGCAGGATGTAATCCCTGTAAGAAGGTATTGGATTAGCTTATCCCTGCGTGCACCCGAGGAATGACCGTCAAGTTTTTTGTTAAGAGACATGGCAAGGGACGCCTGTTTCAGCACCCTATCATCTCCGTCTATAATCCTTGTCCAATAGCCTTCGCCGATACCGACGAAATCATCCCTCTTGAGAAGGGTGTTAAACTCTTTCAGGGTTAAACCGAGACCGCTTTCCATCTTAGGGAAAGGAGGGGTAAGCGGCGGTGCGAGAAAATAACACCTTAACGGATATCCCTTTGTGCTTTCAATGAATGAAAGTACACCATTGATCCCGCAAGCTGTTGCAGCCATTGTCGTTTCTGAAATAACCGTTGTGGTGCCTCCCCTGATTGCGTAAGGAACGAGTTCGCTGAAAGTCAGCATGCTGTCGAGGTGAGTATGCGCGTCAATAAAACCCGGGCAAAGATACAGTCCCTTCGCATCTATTTCCACTGTGCCTTTTGTGACAGGGATTTTTTCATCACTTTCGATAGAGACAATCCAACCGTCTTTAATTGATATGGCAAGACCTTCCTCTATCTCATTGGTAAAAACGTTTATGATTTTCCCGTTCCGGATAACAGTATCAGGAGGCTCAATGCCTTTTGCAACTTCCAGC contains:
- a CDS encoding nucleotidyltransferase domain-containing protein — its product is MIPKEELEKAVEIARKYRVRKLYLIGSSLSKAPVDVNDYDFAVSGVPKGNFFKFYGELFRSMSKNVDLIDLSGSMTKFKKIIMNEGKIIYDKTAA
- a CDS encoding site-specific integrase encodes the protein MGLFKRGQTWWISFSHNGKQVRHSTETNDKKLAEKIYHKIMTEVNEGKWFEKLPGTTMVFEDLMTKYMREHSSKNKTPKSHVRDRSLSNHLIEHFGGLTLTQIVPSIISEYKNKRLEEGAAPKTVVNELVLLGHAFKMAVNEWELIHDNPVKKVSRPEVNNTMDRWLTHEEEAKLLAESPVWLKEIIVLAVNTGLRQGEILSLKWSQIDIFRKTLYISEQKNKEKDTLPLNRNAMEILKTRMRIRQLDNNYVFFNGQGNKIDARNLLRTFYRVCKNAKIENLRFHDLRHTFATRLVQTGVDLYTVQKLGRWKDISMIKRYAHHCSESLRPGVEKLDEFITILSQSNKKGVSQNG
- a CDS encoding helix-turn-helix domain-containing protein, whose protein sequence is MEKGFLTIEEVSQYLSVKISTLYARVSEIPHYKVGSLLRFKKEDIDAWMESKRQPSVKTIARTNRKETNHRKLNEQEKGGITSIVRKAIDEAHGKGYNFAGKSDHVKGLRKGGK